CCAAGCCTTTCCAGGAAGGCGCATCTCTGCCCTTAGGCGGAGAAGGCGATGGGGTTGCACGGCCTCCACCCGCCAGAAGTCCACCGCCTCCCCGGGGAGGAGCTCCGTGGGGTGGCGCCGCCCCCGCCTGAGCCCTGGCCCCCCCACCATCCGGTCCAGGAGGCCCCTCAGGGCCCAGGCCCAGCCCCAGACCAGCCAGCCCCTCTCCCCGCCCAAGGAGGCGAAGCTTTGGAAGAGGGCCTCTGGCGGGGCCTTGCTCCGAAGGACCCGCACCTCGCGGATGAGGCCCTCCCGGTCCTCGAGGCGGTACCCCTCCCCGTGGAGGGCCCCGGACCAACGGGTCTCCACCTCTCCCAGGGCGATCCTCTCCAGGGCCAGCTCCACCGCCTTCCGGTAGGGGATGGGCTCCACCCCGGGGAAGAGGGCCTTGGCCCTACGGGTGTCCGCCACCAAGGGGTGGAGGATCCCCTCCACCAAGGGGAGGGCCAGGCGGTTGGGGATGGGGGTGACCAGGCCCACCCAGAGGGCGGCGAGCCTCGGGGCCAGGACGGGCAGGGGCAGGATGACCCGCTTAAGCCCCCGCACCTCGGCGTAGGTCTCCATCATGGCCTTGAAGGTGAGGGGCGGGGCCCCAATCTCCACCACGCCCATGGGCCCCCGCTCCAGGGCGAGGAGGAGGTAGGCCAGGACGTCCCGGATGGCGATGGGGGAGACGGGGTTCAGGATCCAGCGGGGGGCCACCATGAGGGGAAGCCTCTCCGTGAGGTAGCGGACCATCTCAAAGCTGGCCGAGCCCGAGCCCACGATGGGCCCGGCCCGGAACTCCGTGGTGGGGAGGAGGGAGCGGAGGGTCTCCCCCACCCGGGCCCGGCTCTCCAGGTGGGGGGAGGGCCTCCCCTCCCGGGGCAAGAGGCCCCCCAGGTAGACCACGTGCCCGAGCCCCACCTCCCGGGCCACCCGGGCGAAGGCCTCCACCTGACGCCTTTCCGCCTCCTGGAAGCGGACCTCGGAAAGCATGGCGTGGACCAGGTAGTAGGCGGCCTCCACGCCCAAAAGGGCCCGCTTCAGGCTTTCCCCGTCCTCCAGGCTCCCCCGCACCACCTCCACCTGGCCCGCCCAGGGGCGGCCCTGGAGCCGGGCCTCGTCCCGCACCAGGACCCGCACCCGGTGGCCCCGCTCCAGGAGGCGGGGGACGAGCCTCCCCCCCACGTACCCCGTGGCCCCCGTGACCAGGACCCGCATGCCCTAAGCATAGGGGCCCGGGCCCCGGAGAGTGGCGCCCAGGACCAAATCCCCCTTGGGCCTTCCCGGTAGCCTACGCCCATGCGGGCGGTGGTGGTGGGGGCAGGGATCGGGGGGCTCGTGGCCGCCAGGGCCCTGGGGCGGGCGGGGGTGGAGGTGGTGGTCCTCGAGGCCCACACCTACCCCGGGGGCTTGGCGGGGAGCTTCCTCCACCGGGGCCACCGCCTGGACGCCGGGGCCACCCTCCTCTCGGGCTTCGCCCCGGAGGCCCCCCTGGGTCTCGTGGCCCGGGCCCTGGGGATGCGCTTTCCCGTGGAGCCCCTCCCCGAGGGCTTCCCCCTCATGGAGGTCCTCCTCCCCCGGGGGCGGGTGGTGCGCCCCGTGGGGCGGGAGAGGGAGCAGGAGGCCCAGAGGGACTTCTTCGGCCCCCGGGTCCTCCCCTTCTGGCGGTGGCAGGCGGAGCGGGCAGAGAGGCTTAAAGCCCTCGCCCCCCGCCTCCCCTGGCCCCCGGAAGGGGGAGAACTTCCCCAGCTCCTGGCCCTGCTTCCCGAGCTTCTTCCCCTCCTTCCCGATCTCTTCCTGAAGGGGGTCCACCGGGCCCCCCAGGACCCCCATTTCCTCCGCTTCCTGGACGCCCAGCTCCTCATCGCAAGCCAGACAGAAGCGGCCAGGACCTACGCCCTCTACGCCGCCATGGCCCTGGACCTGCCCCACCTGGGCCCAGCCCTCGTCCCGGGGGGGGTGGGCCGGGTGGCCGAGGCCCTGGCGGAGGGCCTCGAGGTCCGCTACAAGGCCCGGGCGGAGAGGCTTCTCCTGAAGGGGGGGCGGGCGATAGGGGTGGAGGTGGCCTACGGGGGGAGGAGGCGGGGGGAAAGGGAGGTGGTGGAGGCCGACCTCTTCGTCCTGAACATCCCCCCAGAACCCCTCCTCGGCCTTTCCCCCCGGGTGCCCAGGGACGCCTGGGGCGCCTTCGCCGTCCACGGGGTCCTGCCCCTCCCCGTCCCTCCCCCCTACTACCGGCAGAACGCCCTGGAGAAGCCCTTCGCCTTCCTCTCCTTAAGGCCCGAAGGGGAGAAAACGGTCTTCAGCCTGAGCCTCCACACCCCCCTCTCCCTCTGGGAAGGGCTTTCCCGGGAGGACTACCTCGCCCAAAAGGCCCGCTGGGGGCGCCTCGCCCTCCGCCTGGGGGAGGCCCTCCTCCCGGGGCTAGGGGAGGCGGAGTTCCTCCTCTTCGCCACCCCCCTCACCTACCGCCGCTTCGCCGGAAGGGCCTGGGTGGGGGGCTACCCCCAGACCCACCCCTTCCGCTTCCCCCGGGTCCGCCTCCTCGCCAACGTCTACCGGGTGGGGGAAGGGGTCTTTCCCGGGCAGAGCGTCCCCGCAGCGGCCCTCTCCGGCCTCAGGGCGGCCCGCCTGGCCCTGGAGAGCCTGGGGCTTGGGCCTGAGGAAATGTAACCTAGTGCACACCACACCGGCCACGGTCCATACCTACTAGTAGGTATGGACACCCGGGCCCGGATCCTCCAGGCCGCCCGCAAGGCTTTTGCCGAAAGGGGCTATGCGGCCACCCGCCTAGATGAACTGGCGGCCGAGCTGGGCCTTACGAAGGGGGCCTTCTACCACCACTTCCGCAACAAGCGGGAGCTTCTTTTGGCCCTCCTCGAGGCCTCCCAGGCAGAGGCCCGCCGGGCCCTGGAAGGGGAAGGCCCTCTGGAGGAGCGCCTTCTGCGCTACGCCCTCGCCTACCAGGAGGGGGTGGAACCCCTGGCCGCCTTGGCCAGCGCCCACGGAGGCCGGGGCGGGGAGGAGGAAGCCCGAAGCCTGGCCCAGGAAGCCATGCGCCAGGAGCTAACCTTCCTGGAAAGCTTCTTTTCCCGCGTAGATCCAAAAAGGGGGCGTAGGCTGGCCGCCCTCTTCGCTTCCATCGTCCACGGGGCCTACATGCTGGAGAAGCACGTGGGCGGCTACCGGGCGGAGGAGCTTCTGAAGGAGGGTGTCCGGGTGTTCGCAAGGGGGATGGAAGAAAAATGAAGAAAATCCACACATTCATGCTGATGCTGGCTTTGGGTTTCACCTGGGCGCTGTCGCCGGAAGAGGTATGGCAAGCCCTGGAGGCCCACGGCAAGGTGCAGGGCTACCTGGCCCAGGCCCGCCAGGGCCCGGTGGTCTACCAGGTGGCCTACCTGCGCCCCAAGGTGCGCATAGACTGGCTGGAAGGCCCCGAGTACCTGAAGGGGAGCGCCCTCATCTCCGACGGGGAGAAACTCTGGAGCAAGGGACCCAAAGGGGGCTGGCAGACCTCCCCCGCCGGCGCTACCCCGGAGGACCCCATGCAACTCCTCTTCACCGACCCCAAGGCCCTGCGCAAGGACTACCTCCTCCGGGAAGTCCAGGAGGAGGGAGGGCTTTGGACCTTCACCCTAGCCAAAAAGACGCCTCCCAAAGACGAGCGCCAACCCGCCGCCTGGCGGGTCACCCTCAACCCCAAGGGGCACCTCCCCTTCCGCTACCAGGTGCTTTCCCCTTCTGGAAAGGTCCTCTCCACCGTGGAATACCTTAGGCTGGACCCCACCCCTCCCGCCCCCAGCCTCTTTGAGGTGAAGCCATG
The genomic region above belongs to Thermus sediminis and contains:
- a CDS encoding SDR family oxidoreductase, whose product is MRVLVTGATGYVGGRLVPRLLERGHRVRVLVRDEARLQGRPWAGQVEVVRGSLEDGESLKRALLGVEAAYYLVHAMLSEVRFQEAERRQVEAFARVAREVGLGHVVYLGGLLPREGRPSPHLESRARVGETLRSLLPTTEFRAGPIVGSGSASFEMVRYLTERLPLMVAPRWILNPVSPIAIRDVLAYLLLALERGPMGVVEIGAPPLTFKAMMETYAEVRGLKRVILPLPVLAPRLAALWVGLVTPIPNRLALPLVEGILHPLVADTRRAKALFPGVEPIPYRKAVELALERIALGEVETRWSGALHGEGYRLEDREGLIREVRVLRSKAPPEALFQSFASLGGERGWLVWGWAWALRGLLDRMVGGPGLRRGRRHPTELLPGEAVDFWRVEAVQPHRLLRLRAEMRLPGKAWLEWRAIPEGEGSLLLQTAYFEPKGLFGLLYWWLLYPLHRPIFSGLSRAIVREAEAASARVPWSGGGAG
- a CDS encoding phytoene desaturase family protein, giving the protein MRAVVVGAGIGGLVAARALGRAGVEVVVLEAHTYPGGLAGSFLHRGHRLDAGATLLSGFAPEAPLGLVARALGMRFPVEPLPEGFPLMEVLLPRGRVVRPVGREREQEAQRDFFGPRVLPFWRWQAERAERLKALAPRLPWPPEGGELPQLLALLPELLPLLPDLFLKGVHRAPQDPHFLRFLDAQLLIASQTEAARTYALYAAMALDLPHLGPALVPGGVGRVAEALAEGLEVRYKARAERLLLKGGRAIGVEVAYGGRRRGEREVVEADLFVLNIPPEPLLGLSPRVPRDAWGAFAVHGVLPLPVPPPYYRQNALEKPFAFLSLRPEGEKTVFSLSLHTPLSLWEGLSREDYLAQKARWGRLALRLGEALLPGLGEAEFLLFATPLTYRRFAGRAWVGGYPQTHPFRFPRVRLLANVYRVGEGVFPGQSVPAAALSGLRAARLALESLGLGPEEM
- a CDS encoding TetR/AcrR family transcriptional regulator — encoded protein: MDTRARILQAARKAFAERGYAATRLDELAAELGLTKGAFYHHFRNKRELLLALLEASQAEARRALEGEGPLEERLLRYALAYQEGVEPLAALASAHGGRGGEEEARSLAQEAMRQELTFLESFFSRVDPKRGRRLAALFASIVHGAYMLEKHVGGYRAEELLKEGVRVFARGMEEK
- a CDS encoding LolA family protein is translated as MKKIHTFMLMLALGFTWALSPEEVWQALEAHGKVQGYLAQARQGPVVYQVAYLRPKVRIDWLEGPEYLKGSALISDGEKLWSKGPKGGWQTSPAGATPEDPMQLLFTDPKALRKDYLLREVQEEGGLWTFTLAKKTPPKDERQPAAWRVTLNPKGHLPFRYQVLSPSGKVLSTVEYLRLDPTPPAPSLFEVKP